TGCCAGGCATGGCATTGCGGTGATCATGCTCACGGCCATGGGCGAACTGAGCGATCGGGTGGTGGGCCTGGAGCTGGGCGCCGATGATTACCTGACCAAGCCTTTCGATGCACGGGAGTTATTGGCGCGGGTACGCGCAGTGCTCAGGCGTACCGCCGAGATTGCCGCCCCCGCGCAGGACTCATCACGCACAATCCTCGAGTTTGCAGACTGGCAGTTGGATATCACACGTCGCGAATTACGCTCGCCGGAAAAAGTCATGATTCCGCTGTCTACCGGGGAATTCGAGTTGCTGCTGGTATTCGCCGAGCACCCGCGCCGCATCCTTACTCGCCAGCAATTGCTCGATCTGGCGCGGGGTGAGTCTTACGACGCCTTTGATCGCAGCATTGATGTGCAAGTCAGCCGACTGCGCCGCAAGCTCGAAGCCGACATACACGCTGAGCCGATGATTCGGACCATCCGCAATGGCGGATATCTGTTCAGCCCGAGCGTGATCAAACGATGAATGTGTTATCCAGGCTACGCGCCCGATACCATCGCCCCCACGACACCGTGGCTCGCTGGATCGCCCTGACCACCATGGCGGCGATGTTGACGTCGCTGGGGCTCTACAGCGTTTTCAGCCTGGTGGCCGGCGTATGGGCCCGACCGCCGATTCTCGAAACCGGCTTGATGGAACGGGTGGCGAGCATTTCCCGGATTATCAACGCAGCGCCTGTTCATCAGCGACACACGCTTACCCAGGCTGCCACCGACAAGGTCTTCAGCGTGCAGTGGTTGGCGCGCCGCGAAGATGCACATTTACCCGAGATCAACGACCCGGGTTTCAACGATGGCCAAAAATTGCTGCGCGATCTGCTGGAGATGCCTGCCGCCTCCATCGAAGCCTACGAGCCGGATGATTGGGCCGCCGAACACGTCAAGCGCCCCTATACGTTGATGGTTCAGTTAACCGATGGGTCCTGGATGCAGTTCTCGGTGCCCACCCGCAGATGGGGGCTGGACCCGTTCAAGCGCAACCTGATCGTGATCGTGCTGGCACTGTTGTCGACGGTGGCTGTGGCGCTTATCGCGACCCGCCATCTGGCGACGCCGCTTGAACGCTTTGCCCAAGGGGCACGGCGCTTCGGCAAGGATTTCCGTGCACCGCCCATTCCTGTAGTCGGCCCTCACGAAATCCGCCAGGCGATCCTGGCCTTCAATGCCATGCAGGCGCAGATCCAGCATTTTCTGAATGACCGCACGCAAATGCTTGCCGCTATCTCCCACGATTTGCGCGCACCGCTCACCCGTATGCGGCTGCGAGGTGAGTTCATTGAGGATGCCGAACAGCAGAGCCGATTGTTCCGCGATGTTGATGAGATGCAGGCCATGGTCAACAGTGCGCTGAACTTCTTCCGGGATGACGCGAGGCTTGAACCGGCTACAGCGTTCGACCTGGCAGAATTGCTGCTGACGGTGGTCGATGACTTCAAGGATGCTGGCACCGAGGTTACCTATGAGGGCCCCGCCAGGTTGGTGTATGTCGGCCGCCCGATCGGCCTTAAACGTGCGCTGAGCAATCTGGTGGACAACGCCATCAAATACGGGAGCGAAGCGGGTGTTCGCTTGACAGCCGAAGGTGATCGCGTGCAGATCCAGGTCGTTGATCGCGGGCCGGGCATTGCCAGCGAGTACCAGGAGCAGGTGTTTGCGCCGTTCTTTCGTATCGAGGGCTCACGCAACAAAAATACCGGCGGCGTTGGTTTGGGCCTACCCACGGCCCGGGCGACGGTGCTTGAGCACGGCGGCTCGCTGACATTACACAACCGCGCCGCTGATGGGCTGGAAGTGCGTGTGGTTTTGCCGATGAATTAAGTTGATCCGACGCCCTGTCGAGCAGACAAAAAGCCGGACCCTGTAGCGCTCCGTCAGCAGCGTGGGGTGTGCTGGTCCATGGCCTTGCCCACCAGCAACACACTCAGCTCACTCAACTGATGAATGGCCAGGGCGACATCGCGGTGCTTGCCGGTGAGGTCATCGGAGAGGTCAAGCAGCAAGGTGCTGACGGAACACACGGTTTCGTAGCTGTTGATCAGCAGGGTTTCGGTGGACACATCGGGGATAACGGTGAAGAGGGTGGTGGGTGGTGTATCGATTTCTTTGATCATTACCGTGCTCCTGGTCTAGAAAGTCCAAAAGTGGGCTACTAAACCCGATCACCGAGACATTCGGCGACCGGCAAACCTTAGAGAGCCCCACCCAAGGGCACAAGCCAGCGGATTCTGACGTAAGTGTAGGCAATGGAGGAGGCTGCTGACCTTGATGTCAGTCTGGTCCTACAGGCGTCCTACGTACTCTCCCGCACCTGCAACTCAAAGCCCATATCCACCACCGGCTTGGCGATCTTGTTGCCCGCCATGATCGTCAGCAAATGCTCCGCCGCACGTCGGCCAATCGCTTCACGCGGCGTGCTGATGCTGCTCAAGCGCGGCACCATGAAGGACGACGCCGGCAGGTCGTTAAAGCCCAGCACCGCCACGCGTTCCGGCACGTTGATGCCATGGCGCATGGCCTCCAGCAGCGCGCCTTGGGCCAGGTCGTCGTTGCCGAAGAAAATCGCATCCACATCCGGATGGGCCGCCAGCAGTTGCAAAAACAGCTCGCCGCCCAGCCCCACGGAGGAGGGGCGCGGCGTCAGCAGCTCCAGCGCCGGGTCGTACCGGCCGGCTTGCTGCAAGGCGCGGCGAAAACCTTCGCCACGCAGCAGCGTGCGTTGGTCCAGTTGCGCGCCAATATAGGCCAGGCGTTTGTAACCCCGGGACAGCAGATGTGCCGCCGCCGTTTCACCTGCCGCCAACTGCGAGAAGCCCACGCAGTTCACGCCGGCGTTGGGGTCCAGGTCCATCATGTATACGCTCGGCACATTACTCGCCTCGACCATCCGTCGGGCGCTTTCGGTGCGATCAAAGCCGGTCAGCAACAAACCCCTTGGCTGGTAGGCCATGTAGTTGCGCAGCAGGTTTTCTTCTTCATCGCGTGAATAGTGCGAGTTGCCGATCAGCACCTCAAAGCCCTTGGGCCGCAGCACCTGGTGGATGGCTTCGAGGGTTTCGATAAACAGCAGGTTGGACAGCGACGGCACGATGACCACCACCGAATGGCTCTGCGCCGAGGCCAGGGCGCGGGCGGCGGGGTTGACTACGTAGTTGAGTTCGGCGGCGGCGCGTTGCACTTTTTCCGCCAGTTCGGTGGCCACGGTACTCACGCCACGCAGGGCGCGGGAGGCGGTAATCGGGCTGACGCCGGCCAGGCGGGCTACTTCGTTGAGGGTAGGGCGACCGGTGGTGCGAGTATTTTTATCGTTCTTAGAGGTCATCAGGCAGCTTGCCAAACAAAAATCGAGGCACTAAGGTAGCGCTGTCTCCATAAGGCTGCAAATTCTTGAGCGTTGGGTTGCCTGATCCGGTCTGCTCTTGTGTAAGTCGCTTGGCGAGGATGCACGCGTCACTCCATAAAAAAAGACAAGACGGCGCGGGAAAAGCCTGTTTTTGCACTAGCCTTACAGCGTGCAAAGGTAGCGCTATCTGCGTCCTGAGGTGTTTATGAGTCAACCTGTTACCGCCCTGGTCATCATGGGTGTTTCCGGCTGTGGCAAGTCCAGCGTCAGCGAAGCCCTGTGCCGCCTGAACGGCGCCACCGCGATTGAAGGCGACAGCTTTCACCCCGCCGCGAACATCGAAAAGATGAGCGCCGGCCACCCCCTCAACGACGACGACCGCGCCGGCTGGCTCGACATCCTGTGCGATGAGCTGCGCCGCTCGCTCAAGGCCGGTGAACACCCGGTGCTCACCTGTTCGGCGCTTAAAAAGAAATACCGCGATCACCTGCGCGAAGCCGCGCCGGGCCTGGGCTTTGTATTTCTGGAGCTGACCCGCGCCGTGGCCGCCGACCGCGTGTCCCATCGCCCTGGGCACTTCATGCCGGCCAGCCTGATCGACAGCCAGTTCGCCACGCTTGAATCGCCCGTGGGCGAGCCGCTGACCCTGGCGCTCAACGCCAGTGAAGACAGCGTCGAGGAACTGGCCGAGCAAACCCATGCCTGGTGGCTGCAACACGGCTTTGAACCTAATCCTTAATTTTTTGCCGGAAAAGATAGCGCTATCCCCGGCAGGAAGTTCAACACCCGCTTTAATAACAACAACAAACAGGAGAGACCCCCCATGTTTGGCATGTCCCACGAGTCCTACCTGCTGCTAGACGCAGTGGTCACTATCATCGGGTTGATCGTTCTGATCACCAAGTTCAAGGTGCACCCGTTCATTGCACTGATCATCGCGGCCGGGTTCCTCGGCCTGACCTCGGGCATGCCCGTGGACAAGATCATCAAGGCGTTCCAGGACGGCTTCGGCGGGGTGCTCGGCTTTGTCGGCATCATCCTCGCGTTGGGCACGATGCTCGGCAAAATGATGGCTGAATCCGGCGGCGCCGATCAGATCGCCCAGACCCTGATCCGCGCCTTCGGCAAGGAAAAAGTCCAGTGGGCCATGATGTTCGCCGCGTTTCTGGTGGGCATCCCGCTGTTCTTCGAGATCGGCTTTGTGCTGCTGATCCCGCTGGTGTTTATCGTGGCGCGCCGCACCGGCGTGTCGCTGATCAAGATCGGTATCCCGCTGCTTGCCGGCCTGTCGGCGGTGCACGGCCTGGTGCCACCGCACCCGGGCCCGCTGCTGGCCATCGGCGTGTTTGGCGCGGACATCGGCAAGACCATCCTGTATGGCCTGATCGTCGCGCTGCCGACCGCCATCATCGCCGGGCCGATCTTCGGTACGTTTATCGCCAAGTACATCCCGGGCAACCCGTCCCAGGAACTGGTCGATCAACTGGCCCGCGAGCCTGAGAACAAGAACCTGCCGAGCTTCAGCGTCACCTTGATCACCGTGCTGCTGCCGGTGTTCCTGATGCTGCTGAAAACCTTCGCCGACATCGCGTTTGCCGAAGGCAATGTGGTGCGCAACTGGATGGACATGATCGGTCACCCGATCACCGCACTGCTGCTGGCGCTGCTGCTGTCGCTGTACACCTTTGGTACTCGCCAGGGCATCCATTCCAAGCAGATCCTCAAGTTGCTCGACGCGAGCCTTGCGCCGACTGCCGCGATCATCCTGATCATTGGCGCCGGTGGCGGTTTCAAGCAGATGCTGGTGACCAGCGGCGTGGGTGATGTGATCGGCCATATGGCCGTGAATGCGCAGATCAACCCGATTCTGCTGGCCTGGCTGGTGGCGGCGGTGATTCGTGTGGCAACCGGTTCGGCAACAGTGGCGACCATTACCGGCGCGGGCATTGTGGTGCCGGTGGTGGGGATGATCCCGGGGGTTAACCGTGAGCTGCTGGTGCTGGCGACGGGCGCGGGTTCGTTGATCCTGTCTCACGTCAACGATGCGGGGTTCTGGCTGGTGAAGCAGTACTTCAATATGACCGTGGCGGAGACGTTCAAGACCTGGACGGCGATGGAGACCATCCTGTCGGTGGTGGCGTTGATCTTTATCATGTTGCTGTCGTTGGTGGTCTGACAGACACGCCATGAAGCAGGGGTGAAAACCCAATCCAAATGTGGGAGCGGGCTTGCTCGCGAATACGCAGTGTCAGTCACTGGATTTGGCGACTGATCCACCGCATTCGCGAGCAAGCCCGCTCCCACAGTTTTGACTGCATTTCTGCAGGTGCGCAGGGTCAGGCTTTGTTGACCAGCCCATCGGCCCGGAACATCCCGCGAATCCCGCGTACCGCCTGGCGAATCCGGTCCTGGTTTTCGATCAGCGCAAAGCGCACATGATCATCGCCGTACTCGCCAAAGCCAATCCCCGGCGACACACACACCTTGGCTTCCAGCAGCAGTTTCTTGGCAAATTCCAGCGAGCCCATGGCGGCATACGGCTCGGGAATCTTCGCCCAGACGTACATCGACGCCTTCGGGTTCTCGACCATCCAGCCCAGCTCATGCAGGCCCTTGACCAGCACATTGCGGCGCTGGCGGTACTGCTCGGCAATGTCTTTCACGCACTGTTGGTCGCCTTCCAGCGCGGCAATTGCCGCCACTTGCAGCGGGGTGAAGGTGCCGTAGTCGTGGTAACTCTTGATCCGCGCCAGGGCGTTGACCAGTTCCGGGTTACCGACCATAAAGCCAATGCGCCAGCCGGCCATGTTGTAGCTCTTGGACAGGGTGAAAAACTCCACCGCAATGTCCTTGGCGCCGGGCACTTGCATGATCGACGGGGCTTTCCAGCCATCGTAGACGATGTCGGCGTACGCCAGGTCGTGCACCACCAGTACGTCGTACTGTTTGGCGAGGGCGATCACCCGTTCGAAGAAATCCAGCTCCACGCACTGCGCGGTGGGGTTGGACGGAAAGCCGAGGATCATCATCTTCGGCTTGGGGATCGAGCCGCGAATCGCCCGTTCCAGCTCGGCGAAGAAGTCCACGCCAGGCACCAGCGGCACCGAGCGCACCTGGGCGCCGGCAATCACGGCACCGTAGATGTGAATCGGGTAGCTGGGGTTCGGCACCAGTACGGTGTCGCCCTGGTCCAGGGTGGCCAGCATCAGGTGCGCCAGGCCCTCCTTGGAACCGATGGTCACGATGGCTTCCGACTCGGGGTCGATGTCCACCTCATAGCGGTCCTTGTACCAGCGCGAAATCGCCCGGCGCAGGCGCGGAATGCCTTTGGAGGTGGAGTAGCCGTGGGTGTCTTCGCGTTGGGCGACGGTGACCATTTTTTCCACGATGTGTGGAGGCGTGGCGCCGTCAGGGTTACCCATGCTCAAGTCGATGATGTCTTCGCCGCGCCGACGCGCAGCCATCTTCAGCTCGGCAGTGATATTGAACACGTAAGGGGGGAGTCGATCTATGCGCGCAAAGCGGCGCGGCGAACCTTGGTCTGCCATTGTTGCCTCGGAGTACGTAAGCGCCCGGAACCGTCCGAGCGACGTCGGCCACTGCGGTGGCCTGCGGGGCAGACAATACGGGCGATGATGGCCGGTTGTCCAGATGCCGGGGAAAAATTTCTGCATGGAGTGCGGCGTGCAAATGCCCCTATACTCGATACGGGTTTGTTCCCTTATAAGAAGGAGACTGTTCGTATGGATCAGCAGACAAAACAACCGTTAGAGCCACGCATGGAAGAAGGCAAAGCCTTGGTGATCGCCGGTGTACAGGGGCGTTATTCCAAGGCCACCGTCGGTGATATCCCACGGCTGTGGGAATTATTTGATACCTGCATCAAGGACATCAAGCAGCGCGTCGGCGGCGTGACCTACGGCGTGTGCCATAACCCCAGCCATGGCGAGTTCGATTACCTGGCCGGGGTTGAAGTGCCGCGCAAAAGCGATGTGCCCGGTAATTTCGAGTCCATCGAAATCCCGCTGCACCACTACGCGGTGTTCCCGCACTACGGCCCGGTGCAGGCACTGGAACAGACGTACGAGCGGATCATGTTCGAGTGGTTGCCGCACTCGGGCTACAAGGTCGCCGGGGCGGATTTCGAGCGCTACAGCGCGGATTTTGATGCGCGCAAGGGCACAGGCAGTGTCGAGATCTGGTTGCCGGTGGAAGCCAAGTAAACCTTTCTGATCGGCGCTCGATCTGCGTGGCGCGCGAGCTTGCTCCCTCGCCACAGGTTTAGCGTCGCTTATGCGATTAGTGTGAGCGCCAGGCGCCGCTCATTACCAATCCGCCCCTTATACGCCTCCCCGCTGTCCACCCAGCCTGCACTCAGATACAACCGCATCGCCGCCACATTGTCCGCATCCACCGACAGCTCCAGCGCCTTGATCTGCGGCCACGCCTGCAGAGCCGCGGCCGGCAGCGCCTGCAAGCAGGCTTTGCCGAACCCCCGCCCTTGCTGGTTGCGGTCCACCTGTAAAGCATGCAGCGTCGCGCTGTGTTCATCGGCCCAGTGGGGCAGGCACGGCGGGCGTTTGAGCAGCAGAAAGGCCACGGGCAGGTCATCGGCGAGCAGGGCGAAGCCTTTGATGGCGGCGGGGTTGGGGTTGACCAGCAGGCTGTTCAGCGCGCAGTAGATATCGCCGGAATACGCCAGTTGTTCGGGATGCACCTGCAGGGTGTCGAGTTGCTGTTTCTGCACAAGGCTCAGCGTCTCATAGGAGGCGAGGCGGGTTTCCATGGGTGACGCATCCGAAATCCTACAAAGAGACAGGAATTCTAGCGGGTTTGCCGGGGGCGAAATTATTTTTCAACGGGGTGTCGATTTACCCAAGGGTGATTCGACTAAGGGTGTTCCTTGTGATTTTCCACCCCCCAGGAGTGTCGCCATGAGTACTGCAATCAACCGCCTGATCGAGCAATGGAAACACGCGGTTACCGCCAAGGATATCGAGAAAATTGTCAGCTATTACGCCGACGATATCCTCGCGTTCGACGCCGTTGCCGCGCTGCAATTCAAGGGCAAGGCCGCCTACCGCGCCCATTGGGAAGAATGCATGAAACAGTGCCCCGGCCCCGGCATTTTCGAGTTTCATGAGTTGCATATCGTGGAGGCGCCGGACAGCGCATTTGCCCACTGGCTCGCGCACTGCGGCGGCACCGGGCCGGATGGGGTGCTCAAGACGTGCTGGATGCGCGTGACTGCCGGCTACCAACGCATCAATGGCCAATGGAAGGTGGTGCATGAGCATTGGTCTGCGCCCTTCGATATGCAAACCGGCGCCGGTCTGTTCGACCTGAAACCCTGACCGCCACGAACTATAGTCAGTAGTCCGAAAACGGAGACGCACATGAAATACCTCTGCCTGATTTACAGCAACGAGCAGGTGTTGCATACCTCGCCCGACAGCCCTGCCGACCCGGAGTGTTTCGCCTACGCCCAGGCCATCCAGGCCAGCGGCCGGATGCTCGCCGCCGAGCCGCTGGAGTCGGTGAGCACCGCCACCACCGTGCGGATGCGCAATGGCAAGCTGTCGATCACCGACGGGCCGTTTGCCGAAACCAAGGAGCAGCTCGCCGGGTTCTACCTGATAGAGGCCAAGGATTTGAATGAGGCGATCCAGGTGGCCGGTGGCATTCCGGCGGCCAGGGTCGGCAGTGTGGAAGTGCGCCCCGTGCGTGAATTGAATCTCTGAATACAACAATCACAAGATTCCAGGAGGTTTACCCATGACCACTCAACCCGCTGAATTTGAACTGTCCATCAGCCGCGTAATCGATGCGCCCCGCAGCCGGGTGTTCCGTGCCTGGACCGAGCCCGCGCTGCTGCAACAATGGTGGGGGCCCTACGGCATGACTACCCCCGAGTGCGAAATGAACCTGTGGGTCGGTGGCCTGTTTCGCACCTTGATGCGCGCCCCGGATGGCACCGAATACCCGACACAGGGCGTGTTTCTGGAAATCGTCGCGCCACGGCGGCTGGTATTTACCGACGCCTTTGCGCCGGGCTGGATCCCTTCGGGCAAGCCGTTTATGACCGCCGAAGTGACCCTGCAGGAAGTCGACGGCAACAAGACCCTCTACACCGCCCGTGCCATGCATTGGAGCCAGGAAGACAAGCAGGCCCACGAGGCCATGGGCTTTCATGACGGCTGGGGCCAGAGCCTGGAGCGCCTGGTGACGCTGGTCACCCAGGGCCTGCCCGATTGACGCCGGCGATCGAGGCGATTTACCGCAGCGAATCGCGGCGCGTGTTGGCGACGCTGATTCGCGTGCTCGGTGATTTCGACTTGGCCGAAGAAGCGCTGCATGAGGCGTTTTTTGTCGCTGTGCAGCGCTGGCCGCAGGACGGTGTACCGGACAACCCTAGGGCCTGGCTGGTCTCGACCGGGCGTTTCAAAGCCATCGACCGGTTACGTCGCCAGGCTCGATTTACCCCTTTATTGCAGGAGCAGGCCGACGCGCTGGAGGCGACCGACTGGAATGTTGAAGACGTGGAAGACGACCGCCTGCGCCTGATTTTCACCTGCTGCCACCCGGCGCTGGCGCCCGACGCCCAGGCGGCGCTGACCTTGCGTGAGATCTGCGACCTCACCACCGAGGAAATCGCCCGCGCTTTTCTCGCCACGCCCACCACCATCGCCCAGCGCATCGTGCGCGCCAAGGGCAAGATCCGCGAGGCAAGGATCCCCTATCAAGTGCCGAGCCTCGACGAATTGCCCGAGCGCCTCGACAGCGTGTTGCGCGTGGTCTATCTGGTGTTCAACGAGGGTTATTCGGCGTCGATGGGGGCGGACCTCACACGGGAGGATCTGACCCGCGAAGCCATTCGCCTCGCTCGCCTGCTGATGGAGTTGCTGCCCGAGCCTGAAGTGATCGGGTTGCTGGCGCTGATGTTGCTCCACGAATCGCGCCGAGCGGCACGGACCTCGGCGGGCGGTGAACTGGTGCTGCTGGATGAACAGGACCGTTCGCTGTGGGACGCGTCCTTGATTGCTGAAGGCTGCGCACTGGTGGAACAGGCGCTGACCAACGGGCGTTTTGGGCCGTATTGCCTGCAGGCGGCCATAGCGGCGGTGCATGCCGAAGCGCCGAATGCGGGGGAAACCGACTGGCTGCAGATTGTCGGGCTTTACGATGTGTTGCTCAGGCAGATGCCATCGCCGGTGATCGAACTCAACCGCGCTGTGGCGGTGGCGATGGCGCAGGGGCCGTTGGCGGGGCTGGAACAGGTGGACAGTATTTTGCACCGCGGGGAGTTGCTGGATTACCACTTGGCGCATGCGGCGCGAGGGGAGTTTTGTCGGCAGTTGGGGCGGGTTGCAGAGGCCCGTGCGGCGTACGAAAACGCCCTGTCGCTGACCCGGCAAACCCCGGAAAAGCGCTTCCTCGAACGACGCCTGGCCGAACTCAAATAAACCACACAATAAAACTCCAAATGTGGAAGCTGGCTTGCCTGCGATAGCGGAGTGTCAGGCGACAAAAATGTCGACTGTCAGGCCCACATCGCTGGCAAGCCAGCGCCTACGGTTTGATCAGTCCAGCATCAACCCCAACATCCAGCTCCCCGCCGGCCCAGGCGGGTGGTGCCGCGACCACAGCGCATCCACCGCCACCGAGCGCGGCCAGCTGCGCACGTTGAGTTCAACCAGCCCGGCGTTGCCAAAGCGCTCCACCAGCCAGCGCGGCAACGCCGCCCAGCCGAAACCGAGTTGGGCCATTTCCATCAGCATCAGAAAGCTCGGGGCCGACCACACACGGCCACTGGGGCGGGTTTCATTCGGGTTGATGATGCTCGCCAGGCGCAGTTCACGGTGCTGCTGCAGGGCTTGTTGGTTGATGTCAGCCAAGCTGGCCAAGGGATGATCCGGCGCGACGAACAGCGCGATTTCCGTGCGTTCCGCCACGGGCGCACGGGTCAGGTCGGGGGGATAAACCTCTTGAGCCTCGACAAACGCCATCTGGGCGCGGCCGCTTTGTACCAGGGCGATCAAGTCTTCGCATTCGGCGATCAACCATTCCAGTTCCAGGTCCGGGTAGCGTTGCTCAAAGGCTTTGAGGGCAAGTTCGAAGCGTTCCGATTGGTAGGTATCAGACATCGCAATCGTCACTTTAGGCTCCAAACCCTGGGCCAACTGGCTCGCCGCCAGTTCCAGGCGGCTGCTGGCCTCCAGCACCTGCTCGGCGCGTTGCAGCAACACATGGCCCGCCGGGGTGAGCGTCGGCTTGCGGCTGCTGCGATCAAACAGCACCACATCCAGGTCAATCTCCAGGCTCGCCACCGCGGCGCTGACGGTGGACTGGCTCTTGCCCAACTTGCGCGCTGCCGCCGAAAACGAGCCTTGGGTGGCCGCTTGCACAAATGCCTGCAGCACTTCATTGGAGGCCATAAGTATCGCCTTGCTCGATGGTTATTGGTTATGAAGTATCGAGTCTAGGGGTGATCATGGCAACCATCGTCACTCACGGAGCCGGGTTATGAACCCTACCAAGTCGATTACTGAACGTGTTTGCCAGGCCATCGGTTTTGAGGCGCTGGCCTTGTTGATCTGCACCCCGTTGCTGGCGTGGATCATGAACAAACCGGCCCTGGAAATGGGCATGGTCACCCTGGCGCTCAGCCTGATGGCGCTGACCTGGAACGTGATTTTCAACGGCCTGTTTGACCGTCTCAAGGTGCGCCTGCAACTGGCCAACAACGCCTGGACCCGCGTGCTGCACGCGCTGATGTTTGAAGGTGGCCTGATCCTGGTGGCCGTGCCATTG
The genomic region above belongs to Pseudomonas poae and contains:
- a CDS encoding RNA polymerase sigma factor; the encoded protein is MTPAIEAIYRSESRRVLATLIRVLGDFDLAEEALHEAFFVAVQRWPQDGVPDNPRAWLVSTGRFKAIDRLRRQARFTPLLQEQADALEATDWNVEDVEDDRLRLIFTCCHPALAPDAQAALTLREICDLTTEEIARAFLATPTTIAQRIVRAKGKIREARIPYQVPSLDELPERLDSVLRVVYLVFNEGYSASMGADLTREDLTREAIRLARLLMELLPEPEVIGLLALMLLHESRRAARTSAGGELVLLDEQDRSLWDASLIAEGCALVEQALTNGRFGPYCLQAAIAAVHAEAPNAGETDWLQIVGLYDVLLRQMPSPVIELNRAVAVAMAQGPLAGLEQVDSILHRGELLDYHLAHAARGEFCRQLGRVAEARAAYENALSLTRQTPEKRFLERRLAELK
- a CDS encoding LysR family transcriptional regulator, whose product is MASNEVLQAFVQAATQGSFSAAARKLGKSQSTVSAAVASLEIDLDVVLFDRSSRKPTLTPAGHVLLQRAEQVLEASSRLELAASQLAQGLEPKVTIAMSDTYQSERFELALKAFEQRYPDLELEWLIAECEDLIALVQSGRAQMAFVEAQEVYPPDLTRAPVAERTEIALFVAPDHPLASLADINQQALQQHRELRLASIINPNETRPSGRVWSAPSFLMLMEMAQLGFGWAALPRWLVERFGNAGLVELNVRSWPRSVAVDALWSRHHPPGPAGSWMLGLMLD
- a CDS encoding multidrug/biocide efflux PACE transporter produces the protein MNPTKSITERVCQAIGFEALALLICTPLLAWIMNKPALEMGMVTLALSLMALTWNVIFNGLFDRLKVRLQLANNAWTRVLHALMFEGGLILVAVPLIAAWLNISLMQAFILDIGVLLFFLPYTYVYHWGYDVIREKVLQQRLPSEA